A window of the Erpetoichthys calabaricus chromosome 10, fErpCal1.3, whole genome shotgun sequence genome harbors these coding sequences:
- the apcdd1l gene encoding LOW QUALITY PROTEIN: protein APCDD1 (The sequence of the model RefSeq protein was modified relative to this genomic sequence to represent the inferred CDS: deleted 1 base in 1 codon) yields the protein MALKAHLLLIWGALSTLEGSKLWEVPSAPRPSLNVTGKLYWESQCNFQLRHLQDGAQVTALIPPRLEGSWVSTGCEVRPGPEFLTRFYIFYPNRLFKALQFYYRDGRCHEPSYSLVIKGKLRLRQASWITRGATETDHHLHKVGIVFHSQNTIQEFLLQINQTCPQLLSGRGSWVLGSMYELYSAKTGRDCRAALGFSMMELSILRVEKHHHPQGKLVEELLLGDVHTDWSQRTMYRPTGYQAPLQSAVNHVHPCPICGIIFRSSEHHPPILPLHPQIPVSLHGKWVSWECEVRPAVLFLTRYFIFHEHNNSWEGFYYHYSDPACRQPTFIIHAAGHYISDGHSTFSDGGTKFTFKVTQARVTPVDKASVQLLNSSKEGTCGDSDQWTIGVEQDITGTKGCTVLGIKLPHKEYELFKMQLDHKGRLLLFTGERPTDGSSPDRPQKRPTSYQAPLVQCTASAEQVDRHDQLVLASRSEKSILGLATWTPALVLGSCLIAGF from the exons ATGGCTCTTAAAGCACACCTGCTCCTGATCTGGGGCGCGCTATCGACCCTGGAAG GAAGTAAGCTATGGGAAGTTCCGTCAGCACCTCGTCCCAGTCTGAACGTCACTGGGAAGCTTTACTGGGAGTCACAATGTAACTTTCAACTGCGTCACCTGCAGGATGGGGCCCAAGTCACAGCTCTTATCCCGCCTCGACTGGAAGGCAGCTGGGTGTCCACAGG CTGTGAAGTGCGTCCTGGACCAGAGTTTCTCACCCGCTTCTATATCTTCTACCCTAACCGACTATTCAAGGCTCTCCAGTTCTACTACCGGGATGGCCGCTGTCATGAACCTTCATATTCACTTGTCATCAAAGGGAAGCTGCGTCTGAGGCAGGCCTCCTGGATTACCCGGGGTGCCACTGAGACTGACCATCACTTGCATAAAGTGGGAATTGTGTTCCACAGTCAGAATACTATACAAGAGTTTCTGCTCCAGATCAACCAGACTTGCCCCCAGCTACTGTCTGGCCGGGGCAGTTGGGTTCTGGGTAGCATGTATGAGCTTTACAGTGCCAAGACAGGTCGGGATTGCAGGGCAGCTCTGGGCTTCTCAATGATGGAGCTCAGCATCCTACGGGTTGAGAAGCACCATCACCCGCAAGGAAAGTTAGTTGAGGAGCTTTTGTTGGGAGATGTGCACACAGACTGGAGCCAAAGGACAATGTACAGGCCAACAGGCTACCAG GCCCCCCTTCAGAGTGCAGTG AATCATGTTCATCCATGTCCCATCTGTGGAATCATCTTTCGCTCCAGTGAACATCATCCGCCAATCCTGCCACTCCATCCACAAATTCCTGTTAGCCTCCATGGCAAGTGGGTGAGCTGGGAGTGTGAGGTACGCCCTGCAGTGCTCTTCCTCACACGCTACTTCATCTTCCATGAGCACAACAACTCCTGGGAAGGCTTCTACTACCATTACTCAGACCCAGCCTGCAGGCAACCCACCTTCATCATCCACGCTGCTGGCCATTACATCAGTGACGGCCACTCTACTTTCTCTGATGGGGGCACCAAGTTCACTTTTAAGGTGACACAAGCGCGAGTAACACCAGTAGACAAGGCTTCAGTGCAGCTGCTGAACTCCTCTAAGGAGGGTACATGTGGAGACTCTGACCAGTGGACCATAGGGGTGGAACAGGACATCACCGGGACGAAAGGCTGTACCGTCTTGGGCATTAAGCTTCCTCATAAGGAATACGAGCTATTCAAAATGCAACTGGATCACAAAGGTCGCCTTCTGTTATTCACTGGCGAGCGGCCCACCGATGGTTCCAGCCCAGACAGACCACAGAAGAGGCCCACGTCCTACCAGGCACCATTGGTCCAGTGCACAGCATCAGCAGAGCAAGTAGACAGGCATGACCAGCTAGTGCTAGCCTCCAGAAGTGAGAAAAGCATATTAGGGCTGGCCACTTGGACCCCCGCTCTCGTTCTTGGTTCCTGCTTAATTGCAGGGTTTTGA